From a region of the Cololabis saira isolate AMF1-May2022 chromosome 8, fColSai1.1, whole genome shotgun sequence genome:
- the arl6ip5a gene encoding ADP-ribosylation factor-like 6 interacting protein 5a, whose amino-acid sequence MAKVELSPLRSWDDFLPGWERFGRPDTRDLTRWSNRVVSNLLYYQTNYLALAGAAFLTAGLVNPVEMFTALVVVSGVSLASLWAGQNRTAISTWQRQNPAAFVIAAVVAVYTLIFVLGSLLVFMLAVTLPLSLVFAHASFRLRNMKNKLENKIECAGLKRSPMGNILDFLFQQEQNFQKIQTFLDGKRQE is encoded by the exons ATGGCTAAGGTGGAGCTGTCGCCGCTGCGGTCGTGGGACGACTTCCTCCCCGGCTGGGAGCGCTTCGGCCGGCCGGACACGCGAGATCTGACCCGCTGGAGCAACAGGGTCGTCAGCAACCTGCTGTATTACCAGACTAATTACCTGGCTCTGGCCGGCGCTGCCTTCCTCACCGCAGG GTTGGTGAACCCTGTGGAGATGTTCACGGCCCTGGTCGTGGTGTCAGGCGTCAGTCTGGCTTCCCTCTGGGCCGGACAGAACAGAACTGCAATAAGCACCTGGCAGAGGCAGAACCCCGCCGCCTTTGTGATCGCGGCGGTCGTGGCCGTCTACACACTGATCTTTGTTCTGGGGAGCCTGCTGGTGTTCATGCTGGCAGTCACCTTACCTCTGTCTC TGGTATTTGCACATGCCTCCTTTCGGCTCCGAAACATGAAGAACAAACTGGAAAACAAGATAGAATGTGCCGGACTGAAGAGGTCACCGATGGGCAACATCTTGGACTTCCTGTTTCAGCAAGAGCAGAACTTTCAGAAGATCCAGACCTTTCTGGACGGAAAGCGGCAGGAGTGA